A genomic window from Leptospira andrefontaineae includes:
- a CDS encoding flavin monoamine oxidase family protein, protein MKITRSTFLKAGILTAAALLGSRKGNLSAQNTNSGKKVIVLGGGLSGLYSAYILGKTGSKVTLIEATDRVGGRVRSIQDPSGHVVDLGAEWVSSEDKTVRSLVRELGLKLQSSPLVPDLFLGTYKKAGAWELSPKSQEILSKLVSQNSKLDTAQQQALDRISIYNYLVYQGVSPEDLTLLGHKLSLHYGDSIRVLSAEKVLSDLAQFPQRNSKIEGGMENIAKTLVMNIENTEFVFSDPVLSVDQDSTGVTVTTASGRKFNGSTCICTLPANQISNVKWNPGLDKEKLLAALRVRYSQIYKLFLVLKESPWESSPFAVHSDAAAQFLYDAGTKSDTSDKVLGVIANGDRFSVFDSANQDQKVEYIRLTLDRLGLKKDLQIQRFYFTETKKDYVPNGIAEFPPGSFGSEIILRKPFDRIFFAGEHTGEITGTVEAALSSAIKAVNLV, encoded by the coding sequence ATGAAAATTACCCGATCCACTTTTCTGAAAGCCGGAATTTTAACTGCCGCAGCTTTGTTGGGAAGTCGTAAGGGAAATTTATCCGCTCAGAATACAAACTCTGGAAAAAAAGTAATCGTACTTGGCGGCGGACTTTCAGGACTTTATTCAGCATATATATTAGGAAAGACAGGAAGTAAAGTAACTCTGATAGAAGCTACGGACCGAGTGGGAGGAAGAGTAAGATCTATTCAAGATCCTTCCGGTCATGTTGTAGACTTGGGAGCAGAATGGGTTTCTTCCGAAGATAAAACTGTTCGCAGTCTAGTTAGAGAACTTGGATTAAAATTGCAATCTTCTCCTTTGGTTCCGGATCTATTTTTAGGAACTTATAAAAAAGCAGGTGCCTGGGAACTTTCTCCTAAATCTCAAGAGATCTTAAGCAAACTAGTATCACAAAATTCTAAATTAGATACTGCGCAGCAGCAAGCATTAGATCGAATCAGCATTTATAATTATCTAGTCTATCAAGGAGTTAGTCCAGAAGATCTAACTTTACTTGGCCATAAACTTTCTCTTCATTACGGAGATAGTATCCGTGTTCTGTCAGCGGAGAAGGTATTGAGCGATCTTGCACAATTTCCTCAAAGGAATAGTAAGATAGAAGGTGGAATGGAGAATATCGCCAAAACTTTGGTGATGAATATAGAAAACACTGAATTTGTTTTTTCTGATCCAGTATTATCTGTGGACCAGGATTCTACTGGAGTTACTGTTACTACTGCTTCCGGTAGAAAATTTAACGGTTCTACTTGTATTTGCACTTTACCTGCAAACCAAATCTCTAATGTAAAATGGAATCCGGGTCTTGATAAAGAGAAACTTCTCGCCGCATTAAGAGTTCGTTATTCTCAAATTTATAAATTATTTTTAGTATTAAAAGAATCTCCTTGGGAATCTTCTCCTTTTGCAGTTCATTCTGATGCAGCAGCTCAATTCTTATATGATGCAGGTACTAAGTCTGATACTTCAGATAAGGTTTTAGGAGTGATCGCGAACGGAGACAGATTTTCCGTATTCGATTCTGCTAACCAAGATCAAAAGGTAGAATATATCCGTCTTACTCTAGATCGTTTGGGTTTGAAAAAAGATCTGCAGATCCAAAGATTCTATTTTACGGAAACTAAAAAGGATTACGTTCCGAATGGAATTGCAGAATTCCCACCAGGAAGTTTTGGATCAGAGATCATTCTACGAAAACCATTTGATCGTATCTTCTTCGCAGGAGAACATACCGGAGAAATCACCGGAACAGTAGAAGCCGCATTAAGCTCCGCGATCAAGGCAGTGAATCTGGTTTAA
- a CDS encoding ATP-binding protein has translation MRDTADSLLVRHHSGSYVMFLPPDLASIREFRRALRQSLEENTFISKDIQQIELAADEALTNSISANYNSSSEETIICRWIVDNSKFTLWIVDYGSGLKKEKIEEQVTEAKPSSLQEFLKKVKTYQEGKCEVLPNRGKLTQHRNLGKGLLIMQSLMDSVKIMYHCKEGRISSDPTDSSIRGSIIELAFDSKKH, from the coding sequence ATGAGGGATACGGCCGATTCACTTTTGGTTAGGCATCATTCGGGTTCGTACGTTATGTTCCTGCCTCCTGACTTAGCTAGCATTCGGGAGTTCAGAAGAGCACTTCGTCAATCCTTAGAAGAGAATACTTTTATCTCCAAAGACATTCAGCAGATTGAACTCGCCGCAGACGAGGCTCTCACAAATTCAATCTCCGCAAATTATAATTCTAGTTCCGAAGAAACGATCATCTGCAGATGGATCGTGGATAATTCTAAATTTACTTTATGGATTGTGGACTACGGTTCCGGTCTCAAAAAAGAAAAGATAGAAGAGCAAGTAACGGAAGCTAAACCTTCTTCTCTCCAAGAGTTCTTAAAAAAAGTAAAAACCTACCAAGAAGGAAAATGTGAGGTGCTTCCTAATAGAGGAAAGCTTACCCAACATAGGAACTTAGGTAAAGGTTTGCTCATTATGCAATCCTTAATGGACTCAGTGAAGATCATGTATCATTGTAAAGAAGGAAGAATTTCCTCAGACCCTACTGATTCCAGTATCCGCGGGTCCATTATCGAATTAGCATTCGATTCTAAAAAACACTGA
- a CDS encoding DNA gyrase subunit A, whose protein sequence is MKDSNKSGKENFPKIPFEDQVNDDQRKYSRYVCDSRAIPHEIDGLKPVQRRILWAMWNSDARNRYTKTVKVAGLAMGYHPHGDRSIQDALSQMAQDFTFANNHPLVAGEGTFGDVLDPSAIASPRYTEVKLSDFVKDLGFFESLPDIDYVKNYDETEDEPIHFVGKVPIVLLNNIMGIATGFRCFIPGHKLSEIINSQINYLKTKKPLPLKPWYKDYKGEVKMAKTEAGNITMTTTFGFTWEGDTLYLTDAPMNWNREKVINLLDDILERKDSWLKDYVDHSSQTFRIELNYKKGEKPSAKEISAVISKEDTQTLANNVITYDGRLKNFGPEEIIKRFCDFRKTHLIRRFKRLAGLEEEKIARNSELIRFIKEKWNEKVIGIKSKKDFEDKLQKAKFVYYEWLASIPIYRMTLEEVRKCEEAIVEAKTALSRYQGLVKEDKKLTEFMLGELSELKDKWDKE, encoded by the coding sequence ATGAAAGATTCCAATAAATCAGGCAAAGAAAACTTCCCAAAAATACCATTTGAGGACCAAGTTAACGACGATCAGAGAAAATACTCTCGATATGTCTGCGATTCCCGGGCAATTCCTCACGAAATCGATGGTTTAAAGCCCGTCCAGAGAAGAATTCTTTGGGCAATGTGGAATTCGGATGCTCGTAACCGATACACTAAGACTGTAAAAGTAGCGGGTCTCGCGATGGGATATCACCCACATGGAGATAGATCCATCCAAGATGCTCTTTCTCAGATGGCTCAGGACTTTACATTCGCAAATAATCATCCATTAGTTGCGGGAGAAGGTACTTTCGGAGACGTATTGGATCCGAGCGCAATCGCTTCTCCTCGATACACCGAGGTAAAACTTTCCGACTTCGTAAAAGACCTGGGATTTTTCGAAAGTTTACCTGATATAGATTACGTTAAAAATTACGACGAAACAGAAGACGAACCAATCCACTTCGTAGGAAAAGTTCCAATCGTTCTATTGAACAATATTATGGGAATTGCAACTGGTTTCCGTTGTTTTATCCCAGGCCATAAACTTTCTGAGATCATCAATTCGCAGATCAATTATCTCAAAACTAAAAAGCCTCTTCCTTTAAAACCTTGGTACAAGGATTATAAAGGCGAAGTGAAAATGGCTAAGACCGAAGCGGGCAATATCACAATGACCACTACCTTCGGTTTTACCTGGGAAGGAGATACTCTCTATCTTACAGATGCTCCAATGAACTGGAATAGAGAGAAGGTAATCAATCTTCTGGATGATATTCTGGAAAGAAAAGATTCCTGGTTGAAAGACTATGTGGATCATTCCAGCCAAACATTCCGTATAGAACTGAATTATAAGAAGGGTGAAAAACCTAGCGCGAAAGAGATCTCAGCGGTAATCTCCAAAGAAGATACCCAAACTCTTGCGAATAACGTGATCACTTACGATGGTCGTCTGAAAAACTTCGGACCTGAAGAGATCATCAAACGTTTCTGCGATTTCAGAAAGACCCACTTGATCCGCAGATTCAAACGTCTCGCAGGTTTGGAAGAAGAGAAAATCGCAAGAAACTCCGAATTGATCCGTTTCATAAAAGAAAAATGGAACGAAAAAGTAATCGGTATCAAATCCAAAAAGGATTTCGAGGATAAACTCCAAAAAGCAAAATTCGTATACTATGAATGGTTAGCTTCTATTCCAATCTACAGAATGACTTTGGAAGAAGTTCGCAAATGTGAAGAAGCCATTGTTGAAGCAAAAACCGCCCTTTCCAGATACCAAGGGCTTGTGAAAGAAGATAAAAAATTAACAGAATTCATGCTCGGAGAATTATCCGAACTGAAGGATAAATGGGACAAGGAATGA
- a CDS encoding DUF455 family protein: MTLNEYAQFLLSSPNLEDKLYSPEKMPEDIIWPEFVPKDRPERSSKIIFSDKKSKMPRVEHLNSEENRILSLHHFANHELMAVEIFAWAILKFQNAPSSVRKSLYKTILEEQKHLKLYLNSIREWGMDLGDRPLNYIFWKQTPNMQTLQKFFAVMALTFEGANLDFSMIYQKAFEKFGDQKRADIMQIVHDDEIRHVKRGVKVVFSDGVSQEQQWEKYLEYLTHPFTPRRAKGFLYFPELRTKAGLSTEFAEALGAYSDEYDGTTNARIVKNVFGMEAS, from the coding sequence TTGACTTTAAACGAATACGCTCAATTTCTTTTAAGTTCTCCCAATTTAGAAGATAAATTATATTCTCCGGAAAAAATGCCGGAAGATATTATTTGGCCTGAATTTGTTCCTAAGGACAGACCAGAAAGATCTTCTAAAATAATTTTCTCAGATAAAAAATCAAAAATGCCTCGGGTTGAACATTTGAATTCCGAGGAGAATAGAATACTTTCTCTTCATCATTTTGCAAATCATGAACTCATGGCCGTTGAGATATTTGCCTGGGCCATATTAAAATTTCAGAATGCTCCTTCTTCCGTTCGCAAAAGTCTATACAAGACAATTTTGGAAGAACAAAAACATCTCAAACTTTATTTGAATTCGATCCGAGAATGGGGAATGGATCTGGGAGATCGCCCTCTCAATTATATTTTCTGGAAACAAACACCTAACATGCAAACGTTGCAAAAGTTTTTTGCAGTCATGGCCTTAACTTTTGAAGGAGCCAATTTGGATTTTTCTATGATCTATCAAAAGGCATTCGAAAAATTCGGGGACCAAAAACGAGCCGATATCATGCAGATCGTTCATGATGATGAGATCAGACATGTTAAAAGGGGAGTCAAGGTAGTATTCTCAGACGGGGTTTCACAAGAACAACAATGGGAGAAGTATCTGGAATATCTGACTCATCCATTCACTCCTAGAAGAGCAAAGGGGTTTTTGTATTTTCCTGAGCTTAGGACCAAGGCGGGATTATCAACTGAGTTTGCAGAGGCCTTAGGAGCTTATTCGGACGAATACGATGGTACTACAAATGCTAGGATCGTAAAAAATGTGTTCGGTATGGAAGCTAGTTAG
- a CDS encoding alpha/beta fold hydrolase gives MQTKGNILLIHGMWCRGKHLSQVQEILEREGYNCESVDLPQHEPGADLRKLSKLGISDYIDFLENTLNRLGWKEPILLGHSLGGLLAQLLATRIKTKALILITPVQPIQISGLSWTGLKTIWEILIEPFFWRKTNLLSKNKFAYGIYNSLNESEQNELYPTYIPESGKIAFQTFLPFLVYSQPTRVNFEKVQCPVFVAATGKDRVTPPRIGRKIASKYADSIMKLYPKLSHWAITENGIEKILLDATGWIEHKPKRKS, from the coding sequence ATGCAAACGAAAGGAAACATACTCCTCATCCACGGAATGTGGTGTAGAGGAAAACATTTATCGCAAGTGCAAGAAATTCTAGAAAGAGAAGGTTATAATTGCGAATCCGTAGATTTGCCTCAGCATGAACCGGGAGCGGATTTGCGAAAACTTTCCAAATTAGGAATTTCCGATTATATAGATTTTTTAGAAAATACTTTAAATCGATTGGGTTGGAAAGAACCCATCTTATTAGGTCATTCTTTAGGAGGATTGTTAGCGCAACTACTGGCAACTCGAATCAAAACAAAAGCATTGATATTAATTACTCCAGTACAACCCATACAAATTAGCGGGCTTTCCTGGACTGGCTTAAAGACAATTTGGGAAATTTTAATAGAGCCTTTCTTTTGGAGAAAGACGAATCTCTTAAGCAAAAACAAATTTGCATACGGAATTTATAATAGTTTAAATGAATCGGAACAAAACGAGCTCTATCCTACGTATATTCCTGAATCCGGTAAAATTGCATTCCAAACTTTTTTGCCGTTCCTTGTTTATTCACAACCCACTCGAGTAAACTTTGAGAAGGTCCAATGTCCAGTGTTTGTAGCAGCGACTGGAAAAGATAGAGTCACTCCTCCTCGGATCGGTAGAAAAATTGCCTCGAAATACGCCGATTCTATAATGAAACTATATCCGAAACTTTCACATTGGGCGATTACGGAGAACGGAATCGAAAAAATTTTACTAGATGCGACCGGTTGGATCGAACATAAACCAAAACGAAAATCGTAG
- the gltX gene encoding glutamate--tRNA ligase: protein MPENKEVRTRFAPSPTGFLHVGGARTALFNYLYAKAQGGKFLLRVEDTDQARSTEESFKTILESLKWLGIEWDEGPHVGGPYGPYVQSERISIYKEYTEKLISEGKAYRCFCTQEELEAKKKQAEAMGVPYVYDGLHANMSESEVQEKLKAGTPYSVRFKTPSKTLIFDDIIQGKVKFETKLIGDFIIVKSDGFPSYNYAVVVDDGLMKISHVIRGVGHLSNTPRQILIYEALGFPVPEFAHASEIVGMDGKKLSKRAGATSILAFRDLGYLPETFLNYMALLGWTSPDGQEYLPGDILPKTFDVHRCSKSPSTFDVFKKPKGGDEEVATNFSSLDQIAEAMNPKSKLNWLSNKYIRELPIQKVADSLAPFLENRTDIPAEYRDPKNMELHSLVDSVRVYLDNLRQAPDYIAEFFVSDLKVEDGEAKEILSQEFSPKVVTTFYELLKKSDPKTDEDYKALMTQAGEQTGQKGKTLFMPIRVSATGKAHGLELPILFPLLGKEKLLKRIEKISVQVGISLP from the coding sequence ATGCCAGAAAATAAGGAAGTTAGAACCAGGTTCGCACCGTCACCTACCGGTTTCCTTCATGTGGGCGGAGCTAGAACCGCTTTATTCAATTACTTATACGCCAAAGCCCAAGGCGGAAAATTTTTATTAAGGGTAGAAGATACGGATCAAGCCAGATCCACCGAAGAGTCTTTTAAAACCATCCTTGAATCCTTAAAATGGTTAGGGATAGAATGGGATGAAGGTCCTCATGTGGGAGGTCCTTACGGTCCTTACGTACAATCCGAAAGGATCTCTATCTATAAAGAATATACTGAAAAGTTGATCTCCGAAGGAAAAGCCTACCGCTGCTTCTGCACCCAAGAAGAATTAGAGGCAAAGAAAAAACAGGCCGAGGCAATGGGAGTTCCATACGTTTATGATGGACTTCATGCAAACATGAGCGAATCAGAAGTTCAGGAAAAACTGAAAGCAGGAACTCCTTATTCTGTTCGTTTCAAAACTCCTTCTAAAACCCTGATCTTTGATGATATCATCCAAGGAAAAGTGAAGTTCGAAACAAAACTGATCGGTGACTTCATCATCGTAAAATCGGACGGCTTCCCTTCTTATAATTATGCTGTGGTTGTGGACGATGGGCTCATGAAAATTTCTCATGTGATCCGCGGGGTGGGACATCTTTCCAATACACCTCGTCAGATCCTGATCTATGAGGCATTGGGATTTCCAGTTCCTGAGTTTGCTCACGCTTCCGAGATCGTAGGAATGGACGGTAAAAAATTGTCCAAACGTGCAGGAGCAACTTCTATATTAGCATTTCGTGATTTAGGTTATCTGCCTGAGACATTCTTGAACTATATGGCTCTCTTAGGCTGGACCTCTCCTGACGGTCAGGAATATCTTCCTGGAGATATTCTTCCTAAAACATTCGATGTGCATCGTTGCTCCAAATCACCTTCTACCTTTGACGTATTTAAAAAGCCGAAAGGTGGGGACGAAGAAGTTGCGACTAACTTCTCCAGTTTGGATCAGATCGCAGAAGCGATGAACCCTAAGTCCAAATTGAATTGGCTTTCTAATAAATATATTAGAGAACTTCCTATCCAAAAGGTGGCGGATAGTTTGGCTCCATTCTTGGAAAACAGAACGGATATTCCGGCAGAATATAGAGATCCAAAAAACATGGAGTTACATTCTCTAGTAGATAGCGTTCGAGTATATTTGGACAATTTACGCCAGGCACCTGACTATATCGCAGAATTTTTCGTATCTGACCTAAAAGTGGAGGATGGAGAAGCGAAAGAAATTCTTTCCCAAGAATTTTCTCCCAAAGTGGTCACTACATTTTACGAATTACTAAAAAAGTCGGATCCTAAAACCGATGAGGATTATAAGGCTTTAATGACCCAAGCGGGAGAGCAGACCGGCCAGAAGGGAAAGACCCTATTTATGCCGATCCGAGTCTCCGCTACAGGAAAAGCTCACGGACTGGAGTTACCTATCCTATTTCCCCTCTTAGGGAAGGAAAAGCTACTCAAACGAATAGAGAAAATCTCGGTACAAGTAGGAATTTCTTTACCTTAG
- a CDS encoding toprim domain-containing protein — MSTAKTKTEKKPATGGERNFKKLSNVEHVRMRTGMWLGQNSASTFEQHFFRKNSGNLYEIVHEELEDVPAKLKCLDEACMNAVDEYRKNQKDKAIPEKDKMSKLIIQLSSDKKTVTVADNGRGIPAKNAEGVYLHLMYGENFDDHVKQDHVAGQNGVGISLVRMVSSYFKVKTTNDGSTFKKLFTIHEDAKKQIRSYKLSKEDTERAFLYFDEHGKFDDCPLLTKDQIEKLVPISKKTNMIEAIEKASKEDHGTAVEFELNPKYFNNLDTSFNVDLMKQYLQDIAMTNPGLEVQFVHKGKKEKYKFKKGLDEIFSHSDLTYYKMDYNAPAAGSQLHLEAYLVIGQNKNLTWVNSIFAPQGGSAIEYLENRLCDEVRKKSQIVSLEKKLKTSCTRNDVRNCFHMYVNMRLLNPRFKSQDKSYLINDLNEDIRNAVDKHLDKFIKKTGLLEEVKLQMEKRTQLKAFEDAQRGLKKASKMNIPKLMPPTGKPNDPGRVLFVAEGDSAIAGLRPARNPKLHGLFPLRGKPMNCKGVSLAKAIANEELKNIVAILGLPLDQKVKSIEELNYDKVSIITDADFDGYAIRSLMLSFFYEYWPELFDLGLIHISSAPLYEVDIKGVDSKKTETIFCIDDKDYDALVKRVEKSGGQIVRKKRNKGLGETGKEAMKFAVDECMTKITIGNKKEASKIQNLWFHKDFAEARRDAISEYAMSVIED; from the coding sequence ATGAGTACTGCTAAAACCAAAACCGAAAAGAAGCCCGCGACCGGAGGGGAACGGAACTTCAAAAAACTCTCCAACGTAGAACACGTAAGGATGAGGACCGGAATGTGGTTAGGGCAAAACTCTGCTTCCACATTCGAGCAGCACTTTTTCCGTAAGAACAGCGGCAATTTATACGAGATCGTACACGAGGAATTGGAAGATGTTCCTGCCAAATTAAAATGTTTGGACGAAGCTTGTATGAACGCGGTGGACGAATACCGCAAGAACCAAAAGGACAAGGCTATCCCTGAAAAAGATAAGATGTCCAAACTTATCATCCAACTTTCTTCCGACAAGAAGACTGTAACGGTTGCTGACAATGGAAGAGGGATCCCGGCAAAAAATGCGGAAGGTGTATATCTGCATTTGATGTATGGAGAGAATTTCGACGATCACGTGAAACAAGATCACGTAGCCGGTCAAAATGGTGTGGGTATTTCTTTGGTAAGAATGGTTTCTTCTTACTTTAAAGTAAAAACCACTAACGACGGAAGTACTTTCAAAAAACTATTCACTATTCACGAAGACGCAAAAAAGCAGATCCGTTCTTATAAACTTTCTAAAGAAGATACTGAAAGAGCTTTTTTATATTTTGATGAGCATGGAAAATTCGATGATTGTCCTCTTCTCACAAAAGATCAGATCGAAAAATTAGTTCCGATCAGCAAAAAAACAAATATGATCGAAGCGATCGAAAAAGCTTCTAAAGAAGATCACGGAACTGCCGTCGAATTTGAGCTGAATCCAAAATATTTTAATAACTTAGATACTTCCTTCAATGTAGATCTAATGAAACAGTATCTGCAGGACATAGCAATGACCAATCCTGGATTGGAAGTTCAGTTTGTTCATAAAGGAAAGAAGGAAAAGTATAAGTTCAAAAAAGGTTTGGATGAGATATTCTCCCATTCAGATCTGACTTACTACAAAATGGATTACAATGCACCTGCTGCCGGATCCCAATTACATCTAGAAGCATACTTGGTAATCGGTCAGAATAAAAACCTAACTTGGGTGAACTCAATCTTTGCTCCTCAAGGCGGTTCGGCAATCGAGTATCTGGAAAACAGACTTTGCGACGAAGTCCGTAAAAAAAGCCAGATCGTTTCCTTAGAGAAAAAACTCAAAACAAGCTGTACTCGTAACGACGTAAGAAACTGCTTTCACATGTACGTGAACATGAGACTTTTGAATCCACGTTTTAAATCTCAGGACAAGTCTTATTTGATCAATGACTTGAACGAAGATATCCGTAACGCAGTAGACAAACATTTAGATAAGTTCATTAAAAAAACCGGATTATTGGAAGAAGTTAAACTCCAAATGGAGAAAAGGACTCAGCTAAAAGCTTTTGAAGACGCACAACGCGGACTTAAAAAAGCAAGTAAGATGAACATTCCTAAACTCATGCCTCCGACTGGAAAACCGAATGATCCGGGTAGAGTATTATTTGTCGCAGAGGGAGACTCAGCAATCGCCGGTCTTCGTCCTGCAAGAAATCCAAAACTTCATGGTTTATTTCCTTTAAGAGGAAAACCTATGAACTGTAAGGGTGTGTCTCTTGCAAAAGCAATCGCTAACGAAGAGTTGAAGAACATCGTAGCAATTCTAGGACTCCCGTTAGATCAGAAAGTAAAATCGATAGAAGAACTGAATTACGATAAAGTAAGTATCATCACAGATGCGGATTTTGACGGATATGCAATTCGTTCTCTAATGCTTTCTTTCTTCTACGAATACTGGCCTGAACTTTTTGACTTAGGACTCATTCATATATCTAGCGCTCCTCTTTACGAGGTGGATATTAAAGGTGTAGATTCCAAAAAGACTGAGACTATATTCTGCATCGATGATAAAGATTATGATGCTCTAGTCAAACGAGTCGAAAAATCCGGCGGTCAGATCGTCCGCAAAAAACGGAATAAAGGACTCGGAGAAACCGGAAAAGAAGCAATGAAGTTTGCAGTAGATGAGTGTATGACCAAGATCACTATTGGAAATAAGAAGGAAGCTTCTAAGATCCAGAACCTTTGGTTCCACAAAGACTTTGCAGAAGCAAGAAGGGACGCGATCTCCGAATATGCAATGAGTGTGATTGAAGACTAA
- a CDS encoding LIC13354 family exoprotein yields the protein MRKFKKQAALLLTLTSLFAFVNCFELGESKKSDDPATLALVALAGLNPIAGNYNYYNGTVDYAGGTYTAPGNEIVGTYNISLSLVAQTMFDATYGNSYLYGEIQEIDTNKKVIYVRFRGDSSFSQGNYAWYRWIVKDGKTYVCPDLSDVSTQTTLASAKDDDLNYYSDPSDINAGCGLNSGFDPAPWSRLELN from the coding sequence ATGAGAAAATTCAAGAAACAAGCGGCTTTGTTACTAACCCTCACTTCATTGTTCGCCTTTGTGAACTGTTTCGAATTGGGAGAGTCGAAAAAATCCGACGATCCGGCTACACTTGCATTAGTTGCGTTAGCGGGATTAAATCCAATTGCGGGAAATTATAATTACTATAATGGAACCGTCGACTATGCAGGCGGAACTTATACTGCACCGGGAAATGAAATTGTAGGAACATATAATATCTCTCTTTCTTTAGTCGCACAAACGATGTTCGATGCTACTTACGGTAATAGTTATTTATACGGTGAGATCCAGGAAATCGACACGAATAAAAAAGTGATCTATGTCCGTTTCCGTGGAGATTCCTCTTTTTCCCAAGGAAACTATGCTTGGTACAGATGGATCGTTAAAGACGGTAAAACTTATGTTTGTCCGGACCTTTCAGACGTTTCCACTCAGACAACTTTAGCATCCGCAAAAGACGATGATTTGAATTATTATTCCGACCCGAGCGATATTAATGCAGGTTGTGGCTTGAATAGCGGTTTCGATCCAGCTCCTTGGAGCAGGCTTGAACTGAACTAA
- a CDS encoding LIC_13346 family putative lipoprotein, translated as MEPKSRSYLTATFFWLGLTYLFFLMSCSLLTEWTEEKPLVSDLPSIRIYSNISSIPASSESFRNQPGHLRYLVLQTLSSKEKIWTGEVDLWETKEDFHTSLPKGIVFPKLSFKASLFSGSARLEDGESSHPKQVSFHPQGVLSWSWEGEGFKSGTQVSSPKQLNVSDWGILYNFSQNGIVWVAKEYRNLGKNVELNWENVRNSRTSLSTDYTSPGGRSFPYADYDYKNQIFQYVNLIEGRLPVWTFREEGEYRWAWGILPEDLLSSKNVSQWKQKRKEEFVSMHFYDAANNIPFTASADLKNYPIILLKDYDNARK; from the coding sequence TTGGAACCGAAGTCTCGATCTTATCTCACAGCAACATTCTTTTGGTTAGGTTTGACCTATTTGTTTTTTCTAATGTCCTGTTCTCTTTTGACGGAATGGACTGAAGAAAAACCTTTAGTTTCCGATCTTCCAAGTATTCGTATCTATTCGAATATCAGTTCAATCCCGGCAAGTTCTGAATCTTTCCGGAACCAACCTGGTCATCTAAGATATTTAGTATTACAGACTCTTTCTTCTAAGGAAAAAATTTGGACTGGAGAAGTTGATCTTTGGGAAACTAAAGAAGATTTCCATACTTCTCTTCCTAAAGGGATCGTTTTTCCAAAATTAAGTTTTAAAGCTTCCTTATTCTCCGGCTCTGCTAGATTAGAAGATGGAGAATCTTCTCACCCAAAACAAGTTTCCTTTCATCCACAAGGTGTTCTTTCTTGGAGTTGGGAAGGAGAAGGTTTCAAATCCGGGACACAAGTATCTTCTCCTAAACAACTCAATGTTTCCGATTGGGGAATTCTGTATAATTTTTCCCAAAATGGGATCGTATGGGTTGCCAAAGAATATAGGAACCTAGGTAAGAATGTAGAATTGAATTGGGAGAATGTTCGTAATAGTCGTACCAGTTTAAGCACTGATTATACAAGCCCAGGTGGCAGAAGTTTTCCTTATGCAGACTACGATTATAAGAACCAAATCTTTCAGTACGTAAATTTGATAGAAGGTAGACTTCCAGTTTGGACTTTCAGAGAAGAGGGTGAATATCGTTGGGCCTGGGGAATTCTTCCTGAAGATCTATTATCTTCTAAGAACGTATCCCAATGGAAACAGAAGAGAAAGGAAGAATTCGTATCTATGCATTTTTATGATGCTGCGAATAATATTCCGTTTACTGCCTCGGCCGATTTGAAGAACTATCCAATCATCCTCTTAAAAGATTACGACAATGCCAGAAAATAA